The Cannabis sativa cultivar Pink pepper isolate KNU-18-1 chromosome 8, ASM2916894v1, whole genome shotgun sequence genomic interval ataattctcaaaactatttcctagagagttcccttagtgcttagagataggggaaataagcttttggacaaaggtgtaataccttgttcaagtcatggtgatccccactaatctacactcaaagttgtgagtgagtgtatatgtattattctcttgttatatatatatattttattttacatgtGTTCTTATTTTCTTctacatttcttatatataatatatatagagtatatatattgtatattatgttgttgtaatatttatttaatctctttgttggtccttgtattgtattacaatagagttgtaatatcttgattttcttccattgtaataaaatctctaacattttatccttaaaacacttagctactgtTGCCCTTaattttgcccaaaatacgtggactagTATGAAGACGACACGTGGAGTTGAGGGGATCAGCTCTTAAAGAAATCAACCAAGTCTTGGGCAACAGAGGAGTGCCTCTGAGAGGATAACTCCCGGAGAAGATATGAGAAGGATCTTTGTACTCTCGAAGGCCAAGGCCATGCTAAGACAGCTCCGAGAGGTACCAGACTCTATTGAACaatcacctcgcatttaatgccgcatgggggaAAACGTATTGAAACTACCATAAACGATATGACTGACGGCGTAACCCCTCTTTTACAGCTATTACGCTGTGATTAATAAGGCTAGTGACGGCTATTTTATGaggaatcacatcaatcaagaggggataaaagattatatccacctaactgttggaattattttaccaggatcttagatctactcacaagtatgttgtttaacatcctaaatatgaacttctaaaacgattataaataaacacatataaagtatgagaaaccttacattgggtgcagcggaataatatgtctctttccactcagatctctaacccttgtatcctttcggTTGCAGAGTATtaccaagatctgaatctgaatgtccttctgttgaatctagattcttcacgatcttccacactatgattgagctaccacttgatgtgtgtgggcactactctatcactcaaggggttCGATTCAATAATGAAGAAGAGGGAAAGAGAGGTGGTGGCTAGGTTAGGTAGAAGgcactcaggtttttctctgaaggaataagatgcatcatcttttcctgaaaccatcactacctatttatagtatgccacctagggttaggtttgaattatttggcattaaaataatgaaaatattaaatgataaatcctacataagtggccggccaaggctatggatattgggccccacttttgcaatttgttgttttatcatttctacatctcattttctcagaaatgccaattttcaaattcaaccatttaaatgtcaatttcaactatttaataactaaaattaattattaaataatattgtcatttaatatatttattaattagactaatcgaaatctcgtaattaacaaatataccctaaaaactctttctttacagttttgcccttgcttagtgaaaaattcataaactagacatagtctaattttagaattataattgattaatcaaaatcaaacaACTGAGTATGAATATAAGTTTATGTACTGCGAGTAGtgttgtctcaactagtatgtggACCAtggtctacttattggaagctcagatatataggacCATGGTCttacataacacttatccaatgtgtaagtataccttatcgccgattatgtcagtctaaatccagtgaactgacaaacaaatcatgggaataaaacttttgaacatatattatcattaaacttaatagaatttatacattaaacttaatcatgaaataaatcatgtgaaccatgcaacataaaagcaatttatgatctttattagttagtaaatctaattatattgaaattggttttatttagggcacaaaacccaacactatgtACTCTCTTTGACCGGCCGAACATGGTTGTGCAGCTTCTTAATGTCTTGCTTAACTCCTCTTTCTTGTTGCTTTACGATTCTGTCATGCCTTGTAAGAAGACTTTGTCCTGCTATTAACAAGACTGTACTCCACACGTCCTTAGTTTTGGTTTACGTGGACATACCACGTCAGATGGATAAAATTTGGAATAATACTTACTCCTCAAATCCGTGTTTGAACATCTGGTTGGATAGAGACTTTTCAGCTCTCATCTTGACTGTAGTAGATTTTGTCGAGCAGCCTTGTATAGCCAAGTGTGATGAGGGAGGGAGTTGCATATTGAAGATAAGTtagctaaaaataaaaatcggagcattttatagtttatagaaagagaaatgctaaaaagtACCAGTAATACTTAACACATTCTTATATGTTATACTATTGGTCCAATTAAATATCAGATCTCATATAATTGAATGTTAtaacttttagggagtatcgctattCAATTACAATACAACATGTTGAGAAATGCTAGATACTACTAGTACCTTGTAACAATTATTATAGAAAAGATATTGAATATGATTGCTTATGAATGATAGTTACTATTATTAAGTAGATAAAAAGTTAGTATATTTCAACATTTGAATTAAAATGTAGTTTGTTGGAAAAGAGAGAGATGGGAGTGGGTGTCCATAAATGGAATTTCATAAAAAGTCCCTCAAAAGCTACAAAAGACCTGGACATGCTTTTGGACAGGGGGTAGTGGAAATCATGTTGACTCATCACAGGAGTCACAGTGTATCTGCTTCGACCTCACAAAAATAACCCCATTCCATTCCCATTCTATACTCTATTTCCTACTTTCTCTTTCCTTGTCTCACTTTTTAGTTACCTCTGCTCTTCAAAATCAAAACCCACCATCACCTTCTTCCTTCCCCTCccccattccatttcattttcACTCACCCCCTTTTCTTTTAAAGTTCTTCACTTTGGGTTCCCGAGAAAGCCTGCTAAAACGATTGCTTTTATTTTCCTGCACTTTCTTACCAACCAAACCAAGTATGTATGCGTGTCTATCAATGTGATCTTGACTTCCATTtcagaaaattgaaaaatgggTTTTCCTTTCTGTGATTTCTTTTATTGTAAATGGgttcttttttttcctttctcttCGTCTCACCATTTTTCTGGGCTTGGGTGTTCAAAATTTCGGCTTGTTTTACATGTTAAGCTCTGTTTGTTTGCTCGGAAAGCTGACTAGCCAAAAAggatataactttttttttttttatttattaaaaaaaaaactatgcaTTTTCTTCtgttcattatttttatttttattttttaaatctttttggcaaataggaagaaaaaaaaagtttaaagctttcatttattatttttggtttCTCTTAAGCCAATaaaagcatgatttttaccCATTTTTGTTCTATCTTTGAATTGCCACTTAACCCACATATGACATGTTAGTAGCATATCAGATGGAACATCAATTCGTCTATTTTGGAACATTTATAATTTCATGATTTATGGGTTTTTCTTTTCCCTTTCAGTCTTTGTAGATATACGACTGTTACTAATTTTTGTGTGTGcccatatatacacatacatattatGATAAGTAGTATTTTCACGTATGTACTCATGCGTTTTTGGTTCCtgattttgatatatatttttaaaacaagtTTTGTACTTTGCTTTAAATTTAATTCCTTTAGAGTAACGCTGAGGTTCTCTTATTCGAATTTCTTGGTTGATAGGCGTGTTCTGTCATTGATTTCCTTAGTCTCTGCAACTTGGGATTCTGATACACATCAATGGAGTCTTGGAATTTCGCTGCGGAAGGCAAAGCCCTTTTGTTTTCTGACGACATAGATTGGTCTGATGCATTTTCAAGAAACAGAAAAGCGTTAATTCAATGCGAAAATGGGCTCGTTCCTGGTAGAGAATCAGTGGAGAGCTTGGAATACATGGAGTTGGGTTTCCCTGAGATGTTGAGAAAAACTATTCAGAATAGCCAAGGACTGGAAATGTtatgtggtggtggtggtgaggTGGGTAATGGCTCCATTCACAGAGCAGCCTCTCCTGCTTGCTTGATTTCACCCAACTCATCACTTGTTGAAGATGAATCTGGTTCAAACTCTAAGGTTTCGAGCTCTTTTATGGAATCTAATAGCCAAGATTCACCATTGATTGCTTTGAAGCTAGGTAGGTTCGGTGATTGTAGAAACTCACAGAACAATGAACATTCAAAAGATAAGACAGTTTCATCTCCTTCCTTGGTTGTCAAGAGAGCCCGGGTAAGGGGTTCATATTCTCAAACTCCCTTTTGTCAAGTTCATGGTTGTAATATGGATCTTAGTACCTCAAAAGATTACCATAAGAAGCATAAAGTTTGTGATGTTCACTCCAAGACCTCCAAAGTCATTGTTAATGGCATCGAGCAAAGGTTTTGCCAGCAGTGCAGCAGGtctctcgctctctctctctcttgacatatttattttttattcttttaattttctattgttataatcatcCCCTTATTTTGGCTTATCATAGTTTCATTATgtttacatatttatatatgtatctaGGATGATTCCGCAAGAATGTTCCTTTCAAGGTTATTTTGACCTGTTTACCATGAGCAGCAAGAGATTGACTTCCCTTTAGGGTGAATTATTTAAAATCCCAGAAAAAGTGGAAACTTTGAATAGTTGTGTACAAAAagttgaaaatattccatttaacCCTTTCCCACTTCAATGCACCAAGGATTAGACGATGGAATAAATGaaatgttttttcttttcattgctGATTGAAATTTGAGTCCTTTCTTTATGAGATCATGATTTGCTAAGGCTTAAATAAACTATGAGAAGGTGTAGTAGTTGTATGAAACTCTTTAGATTGAATCATTTCAGTTTACCATGATATAATAAGTCTACCTGTGTCGGTTGGTTGGTTGGGTTGTATTGTATAAAGGCATCTTCATCTGCTGCTTCTGTGCTGTgtaatcttttcttttttcttttctgattGGCAATTTAAGAAGTCTACTTGTGTTAAGATGCTATATAAAGCTTTCTCATTCAAAGTTCATTGTATGCCTGAGTTCAGTATATTAAGCATTTATATGATTTTTCTGTAAATTAGGTTTCATCTACTAGCAGAATTTGATGATGGCAAGCGCAGTTGCCGTAGGCGCTTAGCAGGGCATAATGAACGTCGAAGGAAGCCTCAATTGGATGGTCTCTCTGACAAACCACATAAGTTTTCAAATGCTTATCAAGGTATGAGTGTTGCTTGTTCCCACTTGATAGACTCATGTCCCTTTCTCGAAAACACTTCTAAAAGTTATTACAGTTCATTTATCACCTGCATACTGACAACTtccatttttattaaatttggtACTATAATTTAATATCGGCATTTCAACTCTGAACTCTGGTTTTTATTTCTGATCATTGTTATAAGTCCTACCTAGCTCAGGAAGACTTCACTGCTTTTGTACTAATGTCAATATCCTTGCCATATAGCTCTGTATTTTACAAATGcttcatattttttattaatacatTCTCAATGGGATTGTGATGTGGCATTGTGTGGACTGAATACTCCTTAGCTAATGAATGTGATAATTGTTTAGTGGAGAAAATGAACTGGGTGACATTCTAAGATTGCCAAATCTTAGACCAGTCATATCACTTATTTTTGTGCATTACTTAATTCAAGTAGAACTTGACTGGTGAGTGGTAAGCCAAGCCCcacataaaatacatattttttcattttttgtatTAACAATCCTAAATTGATTTCATAAGTTAAAGGGACATTGAGAAGAGGTGGGGGAGATGATTATTAGTATTACTATTGacactttttatttttgcttgaatATAACTTGCTACCTACCTTAAATTAGAAAGTCACTAACATACACTAGAGACTTTCCTTCTATTACAGAGAAAAGTTAGTGGCCACATCAGCCACCATTGGAGTTCCTTTCCGGCTCTCTAATAATTGATTTATCATGAATATAATTGTGGAAGTTGTAAAATATAAGAGTGCGGAGCAGTTTAAAGGTTGCATGTCTAATGAGCCATGCATTTTGCTATGGTTTTTATCAATATTATGGACAAGCTTTTTTGCTTAAAGCAAAAAGTCGTGCTCATATAATGCTAAAAGTAGATGGGAAGAGAAGGATTGTTTGAGTTTAAGATTAAACCTGTAGTTGGAGCTACTTTATTTCATCTCCACCCTTCATTTGTAATGAGCtatttttctatgttttcaataGTTTTTTGAAGATTGAGTTGCTGGCTTTCCTCCTTGGGTTGACTGTTTCTTAATTAGTTGCATTTATGTGCTTCTAATAACTATACCTCTTTTTGGCCTCCCCTGAAAGGGATGCCATTTTCTAACATTTCTGGCTGCAGCAGGCACCAGATATCTTGGAGCGTCCTTGCAAAAGCGAACACCGTTTGTATTTTCTGATATACTTCCAGGTGTCATTCTGTCTCCTGAAAAATACGAACAAGCTAACCAGTTTGGACACATCAAGTTTGAAGAGGAGC includes:
- the LOC115700536 gene encoding squamosa promoter-binding-like protein 6 isoform X1 — translated: MESWNFAAEGKALLFSDDIDWSDAFSRNRKALIQCENGLVPGRESVESLEYMELGFPEMLRKTIQNSQGLEMLCGGGGEVGNGSIHRAASPACLISPNSSLVEDESGSNSKVSSSFMESNSQDSPLIALKLGRFGDCRNSQNNEHSKDKTVSSPSLVVKRARVRGSYSQTPFCQVHGCNMDLSTSKDYHKKHKVCDVHSKTSKVIVNGIEQRFCQQCSRFHLLAEFDDGKRSCRRRLAGHNERRRKPQLDGLSDKPHKFSNAYQAGTRYLGASLQKRTPFVFSDILPGVILSPEKYEQANQFGHIKFEEEPIYSPQLTAPVKSTQMFSKSLIHPHSSGVPSLENDDYSFHTAATIHKPYGASNSACALSLLSVQSHNFSSHSAGIPNESPMIIPGAHQTAGQLSEKPLRLRSMERHGQNGFYSCGTNSMGVDQFESAVFTESNHAADFEAADRSSRNSDCFDTKYSLSPEHESTVDLLQLSSHLQRVEHQRNFIPVKQENEDFCCFQTA
- the LOC115700536 gene encoding squamosa promoter-binding-like protein 6 isoform X2, which produces MESWNFAAEGKALLFSDDIDWSDAFSRNRKALIQCENGLVPGRESVESLEYMELGFPEMLRKTIQNSQGLEMLCGGGGEVGNGSIHRAASPACLISPNSSLVEDESGSNSKVSSSFMESNSQDSPLIALKLGRFGDCRNSQNNEHSKDKTVSSPSLVVKRARVRGSYSQTPFCQVHGCNMDLSTSKDYHKKHKVCDVHSKTSKVIVNGIEQRFCQQCSRFHLLAEFDDGKRSCRRRLAGHNERRRKPQLDGLSDKPHKFSNAYQGTRYLGASLQKRTPFVFSDILPGVILSPEKYEQANQFGHIKFEEEPIYSPQLTAPVKSTQMFSKSLIHPHSSGVPSLENDDYSFHTAATIHKPYGASNSACALSLLSVQSHNFSSHSAGIPNESPMIIPGAHQTAGQLSEKPLRLRSMERHGQNGFYSCGTNSMGVDQFESAVFTESNHAADFEAADRSSRNSDCFDTKYSLSPEHESTVDLLQLSSHLQRVEHQRNFIPVKQENEDFCCFQTA